A section of the Corynebacterium tuberculostearicum genome encodes:
- the nusA gene encoding transcription termination factor NusA has protein sequence MNIDLQALRTIESERNVPVKDLLEAIAGALLYSYLDYRESNAGGKVEGAKSRVDIDATTGAVSVIVSERDPETGEVTTEYDDTPENFGRVGAQAVREAILRKLREAEAERTYDSYSELTGRVVSGIVQRDARANARGIVVVQLGSELESQDGILLPAEQIPGEKLEHGDRIKAYVVGVNRNGAQVQINLSRTHPELVRGLFELEVPEVADGSVEMIAIAREAGHRSKVAVVGHAKGLNAKGACIGPRGQRVNNIMRQLGGEKIDIIDFSEDPTVYVGNALAPSKVVKVTVVDNEAQIARVVVPDYQLSLAIGKEGQNARLAARLTGWKIDIHSDADAN, from the coding sequence GTGAATATTGATCTACAGGCACTTCGTACCATCGAGTCCGAGCGCAACGTCCCCGTAAAGGACTTGCTGGAAGCGATTGCGGGTGCCTTGTTGTATTCCTACCTGGATTACCGCGAGTCTAATGCTGGCGGCAAGGTAGAAGGCGCCAAGTCCCGCGTCGATATCGACGCCACCACCGGTGCGGTCAGCGTCATTGTCTCGGAGCGCGACCCAGAAACTGGGGAAGTAACCACCGAATACGATGACACCCCGGAAAACTTTGGACGCGTGGGCGCACAGGCCGTGCGCGAGGCCATCCTGCGCAAGCTGCGCGAGGCCGAGGCAGAGCGCACCTATGATTCCTACTCGGAGCTCACCGGCCGCGTTGTCAGCGGCATCGTCCAGCGCGATGCGCGCGCTAATGCCCGCGGAATCGTCGTGGTCCAGCTGGGCTCTGAGCTGGAGTCCCAGGACGGCATCTTGCTGCCGGCCGAGCAGATTCCGGGTGAAAAGCTCGAGCACGGTGACCGCATTAAGGCCTATGTCGTAGGCGTTAATCGCAATGGCGCCCAGGTACAGATCAATCTCTCTCGCACTCATCCGGAGCTGGTGCGTGGCCTCTTCGAGCTTGAAGTTCCAGAAGTTGCCGATGGCAGCGTAGAAATGATTGCCATTGCCCGCGAGGCAGGCCACCGTTCCAAGGTGGCCGTTGTGGGCCATGCCAAGGGCCTGAACGCAAAGGGAGCCTGCATTGGCCCGCGCGGTCAGCGCGTCAACAACATCATGCGCCAGCTCGGCGGTGAAAAGATTGACATCATCGACTTCAGCGAGGATCCCACGGTCTACGTAGGCAATGCCTTGGCCCCCTCGAAGGTGGTCAAGGTTACCGTTGTGGACAACGAGGCGCAGATCGCACGCGTGGTGGTGCCGGATTACCAGCTGTCCCTGGCTATTGGTAAAGAGGGCCAGAATGCCCGTCTTGCTGCCCGTTTGACCGGTTGGAAGATCGATATTCACTCGGACGCTGACGCTAATTAA
- the rimP gene encoding ribosome maturation factor RimP: MAFPDAQQLTDLLQPKLAERGLDVEDIKTTKAGKKSQVIIRIDGDKRPSSDVLEEVSNEISAFFDDKEAQGELNFGAGYTLEVSTPGVDLPLTAPRHWRRNRGRKVSFDLGDGKTQSARIGALNDAADAVILITASKKDVQARAERLENIARAVVEIEFAQPSEQELEAVRKTFEEAEN; encoded by the coding sequence ATGGCTTTCCCAGATGCACAACAATTGACCGATCTCCTGCAACCTAAATTGGCTGAGCGGGGATTGGACGTAGAAGATATTAAAACCACCAAGGCGGGAAAGAAATCCCAGGTCATTATCCGTATTGATGGTGATAAGCGCCCTAGCTCCGATGTGTTGGAGGAAGTATCCAACGAGATTTCTGCCTTCTTTGATGACAAGGAAGCGCAGGGAGAGCTGAACTTCGGCGCCGGCTATACCTTGGAGGTCTCCACCCCCGGTGTGGACCTGCCGCTCACCGCCCCGCGCCACTGGCGACGCAATCGGGGACGCAAGGTCTCCTTTGACCTTGGCGATGGCAAGACTCAATCGGCGCGCATTGGCGCGCTTAACGACGCCGCCGATGCCGTAATCCTCATCACGGCAAGCAAAAAGGACGTGCAGGCGCGCGCTGAACGATTGGAAAACATTGCCCGGGCAGTGGTAGAAATTGAATTTGCACAGCCGTCCGAACAGGAGTTAGAGGCAGTGCGCAAGACGTTTGAAGAAGCCGAGAATTAA
- a CDS encoding DUF4439 domain-containing protein, with translation MNRRRLALALVATTATLPTLAGCQAVDSVVDYFGPRPESRLLALADAAATDALSLSGVDDHTAGLRSSQADALYAEITRLCGTDDAGNPPRSCEVERPTEANHAADSGEIMENAASATTEAADEVTVESRTLVTEQAIALNAWLPGDAPDIPELSQPEQKSAADLLSWEYEQVYGLDFARAYVGPEHEDKVDHRLAVHHRRIDALQDALARYGNIPQPESAYTSGEQELPHDSASALGFIDGLAENDGRKWSAAATGAAQEESPDQEWVTWLIGIAAESHGMR, from the coding sequence GTGAACCGCCGACGTTTAGCTTTAGCCCTCGTAGCCACAACCGCCACCCTGCCCACCTTGGCTGGGTGCCAAGCGGTTGATTCCGTCGTCGACTACTTTGGCCCGCGGCCAGAAAGCAGGCTGCTGGCGCTTGCCGACGCCGCCGCCACCGACGCCTTGTCCCTCAGCGGCGTCGATGACCATACCGCAGGGCTGCGCAGCTCCCAGGCGGACGCCCTGTATGCCGAAATTACACGGCTATGCGGCACGGATGATGCTGGCAATCCCCCACGCTCCTGTGAGGTGGAGCGCCCTACCGAGGCCAATCACGCCGCAGACTCTGGCGAAATTATGGAAAATGCCGCCTCGGCTACCACCGAGGCAGCCGATGAGGTCACCGTTGAATCGCGCACCCTAGTTACCGAGCAGGCAATCGCGCTCAATGCTTGGCTGCCTGGCGATGCCCCCGATATTCCCGAGCTTTCCCAACCGGAGCAAAAAAGCGCTGCTGATCTCCTGAGCTGGGAGTATGAGCAGGTATACGGTCTGGATTTCGCGCGCGCCTACGTTGGCCCCGAGCACGAGGACAAGGTGGATCATCGCCTAGCTGTTCATCATCGCCGCATCGACGCCCTCCAGGACGCACTTGCCCGCTACGGCAACATTCCGCAGCCGGAATCGGCCTATACTTCCGGAGAGCAAGAACTACCCCACGATTCTGCTTCCGCGCTGGGCTTTATCGATGGCCTTGCCGAAAACGACGGCCGCAAGTGGTCCGCCGCCGCCACAGGTGCAGCGCAAGAAGAATCCCCGGATCAGGAATGGGTTACTTGGCTCATTGGTATCGCGGCGGAGTCCCACGGCATGCGCTAG
- a CDS encoding transglycosylase family protein, translating into MRSKKTMLTVSAAALGLAGLAAPAATAAPASAWDQVAACESGGDWHINTGNGYQGGLQFNPQTWAANGGTQYAPTADQATREQQIAVAENALATQGAGAWPNCGGPVAG; encoded by the coding sequence ATGCGTTCTAAGAAGACCATGTTGACCGTATCCGCCGCGGCACTCGGCCTTGCTGGCTTGGCCGCGCCTGCCGCTACCGCCGCACCGGCTAGCGCTTGGGATCAGGTAGCCGCCTGCGAGTCCGGCGGTGATTGGCACATCAATACCGGAAATGGTTACCAGGGTGGCCTGCAGTTCAACCCGCAGACCTGGGCTGCCAATGGCGGCACTCAGTACGCCCCGACCGCTGACCAGGCAACCCGCGAGCAGCAGATTGCCGTGGCCGAAAACGCCCTGGCCACCCAGGGTGCTGGCGCTTGGCCTAACTGCGGCGGCCCCGTCGCCGGCTAG
- a CDS encoding DoxX family protein: protein MNFQKNGLSTVLSAMGVLHFVKPKTFESIVPPQLPGPARFYNFASGLWEIATGALLRRRATRGFGGASALALFAAVWPANMYHAWIERKAGWPKKLYHIIRQPLQVLLMMYAWNIAKHEA, encoded by the coding sequence ATGAACTTTCAAAAGAATGGGCTTTCCACGGTGCTTTCAGCGATGGGCGTATTGCACTTTGTGAAGCCGAAGACTTTCGAATCCATTGTTCCGCCGCAGCTGCCAGGCCCTGCGCGCTTTTATAACTTTGCTTCGGGCCTGTGGGAGATTGCCACCGGTGCCTTGCTTCGCCGCCGCGCCACCCGCGGCTTCGGCGGTGCTTCCGCACTCGCGCTCTTTGCTGCGGTGTGGCCGGCCAATATGTACCACGCCTGGATTGAGCGCAAGGCAGGGTGGCCAAAGAAGCTCTACCACATCATCCGCCAGCCGCTGCAGGTGTTGTTGATGATGTATGCCTGGAATATCGCCAAGCATGAGGCCTAA